One stretch of Saccharomonospora xinjiangensis XJ-54 DNA includes these proteins:
- a CDS encoding methionine synthase, giving the protein MSSGETQRFWPRGAATGVGSMPGIDAAEAAAVVFGELPEFPHLPELPARGVGADVIGRAAALLVDLAVEVVPSGYRVTARPGRDHRRAVDLLRWDTDAVTEAAERSRPSVVKTQVAGPWTLAAGVELPRGHRVLTDEGALRDFTDSLVEGLAAHVTELADRTGARVVVQLDEPTLPSVLAGALSTPSGYGTVAAVPEPRARELLGTVVEAARAATGCPVVLHCCARRPPVGLLHASGADAISLDATLLRGAPGALLDEIGEAWDAGVTFLLGLVPSVEGEARLKLKELARPAFDLVDRLGFARETLAERAVPTPTCGLASADNDWVRRALSLARDLGKAFVEPVEGW; this is encoded by the coding sequence GTGAGCAGTGGTGAGACGCAACGGTTCTGGCCGAGGGGCGCGGCGACCGGCGTGGGGTCGATGCCGGGTATCGACGCCGCCGAGGCTGCCGCCGTCGTGTTCGGTGAGCTGCCGGAGTTCCCGCACCTGCCCGAGCTGCCCGCACGCGGGGTCGGCGCCGATGTGATCGGCCGCGCGGCGGCGTTGCTCGTGGACCTCGCCGTCGAGGTGGTGCCGTCGGGATACCGGGTCACCGCGAGACCGGGACGGGACCACCGCAGGGCGGTGGATCTGCTGCGCTGGGACACCGACGCCGTCACCGAGGCAGCCGAGCGCAGCCGCCCCTCCGTTGTGAAGACCCAGGTGGCGGGTCCGTGGACACTGGCGGCCGGGGTCGAGCTGCCACGGGGACACCGGGTGCTGACCGACGAGGGAGCGCTGAGGGACTTCACCGACTCGCTCGTGGAGGGACTGGCCGCGCACGTCACCGAACTGGCCGACCGCACAGGGGCTCGCGTCGTGGTGCAACTGGACGAGCCGACGCTGCCTTCCGTGCTCGCCGGTGCGCTGTCCACCCCCTCCGGCTACGGCACGGTGGCCGCCGTTCCCGAACCCAGGGCCCGTGAGCTGCTCGGCACCGTCGTCGAAGCGGCCAGGGCCGCCACGGGTTGCCCTGTCGTCCTGCACTGCTGCGCCCGCCGCCCGCCCGTCGGCCTGCTGCACGCCTCGGGCGCCGACGCGATCTCGCTCGACGCGACCCTGCTCCGTGGCGCTCCCGGCGCACTCCTCGACGAGATCGGCGAGGCGTGGGACGCCGGTGTGACGTTCCTGCTGGGGCTGGTGCCGAGCGTGGAGGGCGAGGCGCGGCTAAAGCTGAAGGAGCTGGCGCGACCGGCCTTCGACCTGGTGGACCGGCTGGGGTTCGCGCGGGAGACCCTCGCCGAGCGCGCCGTCCCCACGCCCACCTGC
- a CDS encoding nitrilase-related carbon-nitrogen hydrolase codes for MRVALAQTDCRLGDVEGNLADAERIVKDAAAQDADLVVFPELSLTGYALGQLADDISLWPDDPRLATLSKHGPDVVIGLLEDGRIRRHNSALYLSGGRLVHNHRKLYLPNYLIWEERKHANPGQYMRAFDTEYGRFATLICNDAWQPMLPWLAAQDGAELLIVPANSAAKLTGGSFDPAEYWHDLLTFTARMQQCWVVFVNRVGDEAGVRFWGGSRVLDPWGSAVATAPNWEESLTVIDVDLGAVRRRRREIPLLADARMGLLRRELERLMLESGDD; via the coding sequence ATGAGAGTGGCACTGGCGCAGACCGACTGCCGGCTCGGCGACGTGGAGGGAAACCTCGCCGATGCCGAGCGGATCGTCAAGGACGCGGCGGCTCAGGACGCCGACCTTGTCGTGTTCCCCGAACTGTCTCTCACCGGGTACGCGCTGGGGCAGCTCGCCGACGACATCTCGCTGTGGCCGGACGACCCGCGTCTCGCCACCTTGTCGAAGCACGGGCCGGACGTGGTGATCGGCCTTCTCGAGGACGGGCGCATCCGAAGGCACAACTCGGCGCTGTACCTCTCAGGGGGCAGGCTTGTGCACAACCACCGCAAGCTCTACCTGCCGAACTACCTGATCTGGGAGGAACGCAAGCATGCCAATCCCGGCCAGTACATGCGGGCGTTCGACACGGAGTACGGCCGGTTCGCCACGCTGATCTGCAACGACGCCTGGCAGCCGATGTTGCCGTGGCTGGCGGCGCAGGACGGCGCTGAGCTGCTCATCGTCCCTGCCAACAGCGCGGCGAAACTGACGGGTGGTTCGTTCGATCCCGCGGAGTACTGGCACGACCTGCTCACGTTCACAGCCCGCATGCAGCAGTGCTGGGTGGTGTTCGTCAACCGGGTCGGCGACGAGGCTGGAGTGCGGTTCTGGGGCGGCTCGCGCGTGCTCGACCCGTGGGGTTCGGCCGTGGCGACGGCTCCCAACTGGGAGGAGTCGCTCACGGTGATCGATGTGGACCTCGGCGCGGTTCGGCGGCGCAGGCGGGAGATCCCGCTCCTCGCCGACGCGCGCATGGGCCTGCTGCGCCGGGAGCTGGAGCGGCTGATGCTCGAAAGCGGCGACGACTGA
- a CDS encoding MBL fold metallo-hydrolase, with protein MRPLDDGSRDWMEPGIYSVAPGVYRVPLPMPGNGLRAVNAYVLADGDSLTLIDSGWALDDAEVRLESALAAIGASPSDIRRFLITHVHRDHYSLAVAMRREHGTPVALGSGERAALAAVSQPGRVPLADQLPLLGKAGAAPVVDALVAAFGSLPPQDWSLWERPDHWLTPGEIRTPGGRHLDVVHTPGHTAGHVVFDDSAEGLLFTGDHVLPHITPSVGLHAAPGPLPLRDYLASLRLLLSRPDRRVLPAHGPVSPSVHARVEELLCHHERRFDEIADLVAGGAHTAYDVARRLRWTRRERTLGDLDPFHQALAVLEVAAHLDVLAAREELLATDDAEGGREPVRRFTLA; from the coding sequence ATGCGACCGCTCGACGACGGCTCACGGGACTGGATGGAACCGGGGATCTACTCCGTCGCACCAGGCGTGTACCGGGTGCCCCTGCCCATGCCGGGCAACGGCCTGCGGGCGGTCAACGCCTATGTGCTCGCCGACGGCGACTCGCTGACGCTGATCGACTCCGGTTGGGCACTGGACGACGCTGAGGTCCGGCTGGAATCGGCGCTGGCGGCCATCGGGGCATCCCCTTCGGACATCCGTCGATTTCTGATCACGCACGTCCACCGTGACCACTACTCGCTCGCCGTGGCGATGCGCCGCGAGCACGGCACGCCTGTCGCGCTCGGGTCCGGCGAGCGTGCGGCTCTCGCCGCCGTGTCACAGCCGGGTCGCGTCCCCCTGGCCGATCAGCTCCCCCTGCTCGGGAAGGCGGGCGCCGCGCCCGTGGTGGACGCGCTCGTCGCCGCGTTCGGCTCCCTTCCCCCGCAGGATTGGAGCCTGTGGGAGCGGCCGGACCACTGGCTGACGCCGGGAGAGATCCGCACGCCCGGCGGCAGGCACCTCGACGTCGTCCACACGCCGGGCCACACGGCAGGACACGTGGTGTTCGACGACTCCGCCGAGGGACTGCTGTTCACCGGCGACCACGTGCTGCCGCACATCACGCCGTCGGTGGGCCTGCATGCCGCACCCGGGCCACTCCCGCTGCGCGACTACCTCGCCTCACTACGGCTGCTGCTGTCGAGGCCCGACCGGCGGGTGCTGCCGGCTCACGGTCCCGTCTCGCCCAGCGTCCACGCCAGGGTGGAGGAGCTGCTGTGCCACCACGAACGCCGGTTCGACGAGATCGCCGACCTCGTGGCCGGTGGCGCGCACACCGCCTACGACGTGGCTCGCCGCCTGCGGTGGACGCGCCGCGAGCGCACACTCGGCGACCTCGACCCCTTCCATCAGGCACTCGCGGTGCTGGAGGTCGCCGCCCACCTCGACGTGCTCGCGGCGCGGGAGGAACTGCTCGCCACCGACGACGCCGAGGGTGGCCGGGAACCGGTTCGCCGCTTCACGCTCGCCTGA
- a CDS encoding acyl-CoA synthetase: MTPVRSSTVADILRRSAARHPGRIALRFGSREWTYEELDSAVTRAAAHLLSLGLEHGDRVAAYGRNSDAFLIGFLACARAGLVHVPVNYNLTGDELSYLLEQSGSRAVLADPALAPNVTTSAARPGRLVPLRDAEGSLLDAATTGEIPALDVAVADTDLVQLLYTSGTTARPKGAMMTHRALVHEYLSCVVNLDLTADDAPLHVMPLYHSAQLHVFLVPWLAVGATNTVLETPDPTEILRRIEADRHGAFFAAPTLWVALSNHADFDRRDLSTLRKAYYGASIMPVPVLNRLREALPGLGFYNCFGQSEIAPLATVLRPEEHDERPDSAGRPVLFVEARVVDPDGNEVAPGEQGEVVYRSPQLATGYWNKPEETEEAFRDGWFHSGDLVRVDEEGYFYVVDRIKDVINTGGVLVASREVEDALYTHPGVAEVAVVGLPDDRWIEAITAVVVPKGEVSADELLAHAKSSLSGFKVPKAIHFADDLPRNASGKILKRELRQQLTAG, encoded by the coding sequence ATGACGCCTGTCCGCTCCAGCACCGTTGCCGACATCCTGCGCCGTAGCGCCGCGCGCCATCCCGGCAGGATCGCCCTCCGGTTCGGCAGTCGAGAGTGGACGTACGAGGAACTCGACTCCGCCGTGACCCGAGCCGCCGCGCATCTGCTGTCGCTGGGGCTGGAGCACGGCGACCGCGTCGCCGCCTACGGTCGCAACTCCGATGCCTTCCTCATCGGTTTTCTCGCCTGCGCGAGAGCGGGCCTCGTGCACGTGCCCGTGAACTACAACCTCACCGGCGACGAGCTGTCCTACCTGCTGGAGCAGTCGGGCAGCCGGGCCGTCCTCGCCGATCCGGCTCTCGCTCCCAACGTGACCACGAGCGCCGCGCGGCCCGGCCGGCTCGTGCCCCTGCGCGACGCCGAAGGCAGCCTGCTCGACGCCGCGACGACCGGCGAGATCCCTGCGCTGGACGTGGCGGTGGCCGACACCGACCTCGTCCAGCTCCTCTACACCTCGGGTACCACGGCCCGGCCCAAGGGCGCCATGATGACCCACAGGGCGCTGGTGCACGAATACCTGTCCTGTGTCGTGAACCTCGACCTCACGGCCGACGACGCACCCCTGCACGTGATGCCGCTTTATCACAGTGCTCAACTGCACGTGTTCCTCGTTCCGTGGCTGGCCGTCGGCGCCACCAACACGGTGCTGGAGACCCCCGATCCCACGGAGATCCTCCGCAGGATCGAGGCGGACCGGCACGGCGCGTTCTTCGCCGCGCCCACGCTGTGGGTGGCGCTGTCCAACCACGCCGACTTCGACCGCCGCGACCTCTCGACGCTGCGCAAGGCGTACTACGGCGCGTCGATCATGCCGGTTCCGGTGCTGAACCGGTTGCGCGAGGCGTTGCCGGGGCTCGGTTTCTACAACTGCTTCGGGCAGTCGGAGATCGCGCCGCTCGCCACGGTGCTGCGGCCGGAGGAACACGACGAGCGACCCGACTCGGCGGGAAGGCCGGTGTTGTTCGTCGAGGCGCGCGTGGTCGATCCGGACGGCAACGAGGTCGCGCCGGGCGAGCAGGGCGAGGTCGTGTACCGGTCGCCGCAGCTCGCGACGGGCTACTGGAACAAGCCGGAGGAGACGGAGGAGGCGTTCCGCGACGGCTGGTTCCACTCCGGCGACCTCGTGAGAGTTGATGAGGAGGGCTACTTCTACGTCGTCGATCGCATCAAGGACGTGATCAATACCGGTGGTGTGCTCGTGGCGTCGCGGGAGGTGGAGGACGCCCTCTACACACATCCCGGGGTGGCCGAGGTCGCCGTCGTGGGACTGCCCGACGATCGGTGGATCGAAGCGATCACCGCTGTCGTCGTGCCCAAGGGCGAGGTGAGCGCCGACGAGCTCCTCGCCCACGCCAAGTCATCGCTGTCGGGCTTCAAGGTCCCCAAGGCGATCCACTTCGCCGACGATCTGCCCCGCAACGCCTCCGGCAAGATCCTCAAGCGGGAATTGAGGCAACAACTCACCGCAGGGTGA
- the mnmA gene encoding tRNA 2-thiouridine(34) synthase MnmA: MRVLAAMSGGVDSAVAAARAVEAGHDVVGVHLALSAKPGTLRTGSRGCCTIEDAHDARRAADILGIPFYVWDFAERFTEEVVETFVGEYAAGRTPNPCVTCNEKIKFEALLEKAIALGFDAVCTGHYARLSVVDGVPELRRSADEGKDQSYVLASLTPEQLRHAMFPLGDSVKPDVRAEAAERGLPVARKPDSHDICFIPDGDTKSFLEKRLGQRPGDLVDAETGAVLGRHTGVHGFTIGQRKGLGIDAPAPDGRPRYVLSLEPVSGTVKVGSSRDLAVSRIEADRPIWPSETPLDGPTECVAQVRAHGSTAPAVAEVVDGRVVVELREQLRGVAPGQVVVLYRPDAGAGDVVLGSAKIAATA, from the coding sequence GTGCGGGTACTGGCCGCGATGAGCGGGGGAGTGGACTCGGCGGTCGCCGCCGCGAGGGCCGTCGAGGCGGGCCACGACGTGGTCGGCGTGCACCTGGCGCTGTCGGCCAAACCGGGAACGCTGCGCACGGGTTCGCGTGGCTGCTGCACCATCGAGGACGCCCACGACGCGAGGCGCGCCGCCGACATCCTCGGTATCCCTTTCTACGTGTGGGACTTCGCCGAGCGGTTCACCGAGGAGGTCGTGGAGACCTTCGTCGGCGAGTACGCGGCAGGCCGCACGCCCAACCCGTGCGTGACCTGCAACGAGAAGATCAAGTTCGAGGCGCTGCTGGAGAAGGCGATCGCGCTCGGCTTCGACGCCGTCTGCACAGGTCACTACGCACGACTGTCCGTTGTGGATGGTGTTCCTGAGTTGCGGCGCAGCGCCGACGAGGGCAAGGACCAGTCCTACGTGCTCGCGTCGCTGACGCCCGAGCAGTTGCGGCACGCGATGTTCCCACTCGGTGACTCCGTGAAGCCGGACGTGCGCGCTGAGGCGGCGGAGCGAGGGCTTCCCGTGGCGCGCAAGCCGGACAGCCATGACATCTGTTTTATCCCGGACGGCGACACGAAGTCGTTCCTCGAGAAGCGGCTCGGCCAGCGCCCCGGCGACCTCGTTGACGCGGAGACGGGAGCCGTGCTTGGTAGGCATACGGGCGTGCACGGATTCACGATCGGGCAGCGCAAGGGCCTCGGCATCGACGCGCCCGCGCCGGACGGAAGGCCACGGTACGTCCTGTCACTCGAGCCCGTGTCCGGAACCGTGAAGGTCGGTTCGTCGCGTGATCTCGCGGTGAGCCGCATCGAGGCCGACCGGCCGATCTGGCCGAGCGAGACCCCACTGGACGGCCCGACGGAGTGCGTCGCGCAGGTGCGCGCCCACGGCAGCACCGCCCCCGCGGTGGCCGAGGTCGTGGACGGCAGGGTGGTCGTCGAGCTGCGCGAACAGTTGCGCGGGGTCGCGCCGGGGCAGGTCGTGGTGCTGTACCGGCCGGACGCCGGGGCCGGTGATGTGGTGCTCGGCAGCGCGAAGATCGCCGCTACGGCGTGA
- a CDS encoding cysteine desulfurase family protein encodes MTYLDHAATTPMVPEALAAMTDALSTLGNASSLHSSGRRARRVVEEARETIAAAVGARPSEVIFTAGGTESDNLAVKGLFWARRQADPRRNRVLASAVEHHAVLDAVQWLSDHEGADVTWLAVDQHGRLRPETLRAAVEEDPESVAMATVMWANNEVGTVNPIPELAAVCTEYGVPLHTDAVQAVGAVEVDFAASGAAALTLTGHKLGGPYGVGALLLRRDVPCTPLLHGGGQEREVRSGTLDVPGIHALATAVRAAVEHRQEHAARLVKLRDELIAAVRAEVGDVVLNGPPQDAADRLPGVVHLTFPGCAGDSLLMLLDAKGIECSTGSACTAGVAEPSHVLLAMGADAASARSSLRFSLGHTSTQADVDALAAEIGGVVARARQAGLSGMRRMRSEQEV; translated from the coding sequence ATGACGTACCTCGACCACGCGGCCACCACGCCGATGGTGCCCGAGGCCCTCGCGGCCATGACCGATGCGCTGTCCACGCTGGGCAACGCCTCGTCGCTGCATTCGTCGGGGCGGCGAGCCCGCAGGGTGGTCGAGGAGGCAAGGGAAACCATCGCCGCGGCCGTCGGCGCCCGCCCTTCGGAAGTGATCTTCACCGCGGGCGGCACCGAGAGCGACAACCTCGCCGTCAAGGGCTTGTTCTGGGCGCGTCGCCAGGCCGATCCGCGACGCAACAGGGTGCTGGCGAGTGCCGTCGAACACCACGCCGTGCTCGACGCCGTGCAGTGGCTCTCCGATCATGAGGGCGCCGACGTCACCTGGCTTGCGGTCGATCAGCACGGCCGCCTGAGGCCCGAGACGCTGCGCGCCGCCGTCGAGGAGGATCCGGAATCCGTGGCAATGGCCACGGTGATGTGGGCCAATAACGAGGTCGGCACCGTCAACCCGATCCCGGAACTCGCCGCCGTGTGCACCGAGTACGGGGTGCCCCTGCACACCGACGCCGTGCAGGCGGTGGGGGCCGTCGAGGTGGACTTCGCCGCGAGCGGCGCCGCCGCCCTCACGCTCACCGGGCACAAACTCGGTGGCCCCTACGGGGTCGGAGCGTTGTTGCTGCGACGTGACGTGCCCTGCACACCGTTGCTCCACGGCGGAGGTCAGGAGCGCGAGGTGCGTTCGGGAACGCTGGACGTTCCCGGCATTCACGCGCTGGCCACCGCCGTGAGGGCGGCCGTCGAGCACAGGCAGGAGCACGCCGCGCGGCTGGTCAAGCTCCGCGACGAGCTCATCGCCGCCGTCCGCGCCGAGGTCGGTGACGTCGTGCTGAACGGCCCCCCTCAGGACGCGGCCGACCGGCTGCCTGGTGTGGTGCACCTGACTTTCCCCGGGTGTGCGGGTGACAGCCTGCTGATGCTGCTCGATGCGAAGGGCATCGAGTGCTCCACCGGCTCGGCGTGCACGGCGGGAGTGGCCGAACCGAGCCACGTGCTGCTCGCGATGGGCGCGGACGCGGCGTCGGCGCGCAGTTCGTTGCGGTTCTCGCTGGGACACACGTCAACCCAGGCCGACGTGGACGCGCTGGCGGCCGAGATCGGCGGCGTGGTGGCGAGGGCACGGCAGGCCGGACTGTCCGGGATGCGCCGGATGCGAAGCGAACAGGAGGTGTAG
- a CDS encoding MFS transporter encodes MTHTQPRRRGVLWTPEHRLTTAGLLLVITLLAFESMGVATATPVMVADLDGGDLYSWPFTTFLVASVAATVLSGRVCDRRGPAPSLLVAPWIFLAGLVAAGLAPTMGVLLAGRALQGFGTGALMVATSVLIALTYDDRDRPVIYAANAAAWVIPAVVGPSIAGLVTETVGWRWVFLGLVPFMLLGIGLLLPVVRRLPAHVADPSVRRAGIPSAVAAALAVAALTWAAQHPSPVALAYGVPALGVVAVALRRLLPEGTLRGRPGLPTVVASRALIGGAFAGMEAYLPLIMSEVHGYNAALAGLPLTVSALSWTAASAVQGRYLGWSREALLRAGFAFVAVGLALFAVLAWGDAPAWVAFAAAAFGGAGMGIGLPSISVLLLRLSPEAERGFNTSAMQLGDWISSALAIGAGGVLLALAGGAADPSAGITALASALAAIAVLGVLLARRGLGAKAVEPSQP; translated from the coding sequence ATGACACACACCCAACCGCGGCGACGCGGCGTGCTCTGGACCCCGGAGCACCGGCTGACGACGGCGGGACTGCTGCTGGTCATCACTTTGCTGGCGTTCGAGAGCATGGGTGTGGCCACCGCGACGCCTGTCATGGTGGCCGACCTCGACGGCGGCGACCTGTACTCATGGCCGTTCACCACCTTCCTCGTCGCGAGCGTCGCCGCCACGGTGCTGTCCGGCAGGGTGTGCGATCGCCGCGGCCCCGCACCGTCGCTGCTGGTCGCTCCGTGGATCTTCCTCGCCGGTCTGGTCGCGGCGGGGCTCGCGCCGACCATGGGTGTGCTGCTCGCGGGAAGGGCGCTCCAGGGCTTCGGGACGGGTGCGCTCATGGTGGCGACGTCGGTGCTCATCGCGCTCACCTACGACGACAGGGACCGGCCGGTGATCTACGCGGCCAACGCGGCGGCATGGGTCATTCCCGCGGTCGTCGGGCCATCGATCGCGGGACTGGTGACCGAGACCGTCGGCTGGCGGTGGGTGTTCCTCGGGCTCGTCCCCTTCATGCTGCTGGGAATCGGGCTGCTCCTGCCGGTGGTCCGCAGGCTGCCTGCCCATGTCGCCGACCCCTCGGTGCGCAGGGCCGGAATCCCGTCGGCCGTGGCCGCCGCACTCGCGGTCGCTGCCCTGACCTGGGCCGCGCAACACCCTTCCCCTGTCGCCCTCGCCTACGGTGTGCCCGCGCTCGGCGTGGTCGCGGTGGCCCTGCGGAGGCTGCTGCCCGAGGGGACACTGCGGGGCAGGCCGGGGCTGCCGACCGTGGTGGCCAGCCGAGCACTGATCGGTGGGGCGTTCGCCGGCATGGAGGCATACCTGCCGCTGATCATGTCCGAGGTGCACGGTTACAACGCCGCGCTGGCCGGGCTGCCGCTGACCGTGAGCGCGCTGAGTTGGACGGCCGCGTCGGCCGTCCAGGGCCGCTACCTCGGGTGGAGCAGGGAAGCACTGCTGCGCGCCGGGTTCGCGTTCGTGGCCGTGGGGCTCGCGTTGTTCGCTGTCCTCGCCTGGGGCGATGCGCCTGCGTGGGTGGCGTTCGCCGCGGCGGCGTTCGGAGGTGCGGGAATGGGTATCGGGCTGCCCTCGATCTCGGTACTGCTGCTGCGCCTTTCGCCGGAAGCCGAACGCGGGTTCAACACCTCGGCCATGCAGCTCGGCGACTGGATCAGCTCGGCACTCGCGATCGGCGCGGGCGGGGTGCTGCTCGCTCTCGCGGGCGGTGCGGCCGACCCTTCGGCCGGCATCACCGCGCTCGCCTCGGCACTTGCCGCGATCGCCGTCCTCGGCGTCCTGCTGGCACGAAGGGGACTCGGAGCGAAGGCGGTCGAGCCTTCGCAGCCGTGA
- the mtnA gene encoding S-methyl-5-thioribose-1-phosphate isomerase, which produces MCRVVRAIDWDSGAVVIIDQTLLPGRFSTVRLETVDELIGAIRRLAVRGAPALGAAGALGVALAAGRHGTETPEALATVRAEAGRLARARPTAVNLRHGVERALAVLEHGPEAVLADALAMLDTDERINRAASRHAADLLLRLCPGRRLRVLTHCNTGRLATVAWGTALGAIRHLHAEGRLEVVLADETRPLLQGSRLTAWELADEGIPYRVLPDSAAASAMARGMVDCVVVGADRIAANGDTANKIGTYGLAVVAARHDLPFVVVATESTVDRSVPDGAGIVVEERAPEEITHFAGTRVAPEGTAVFNPAFDVTPVALVTAVVTENGVLAEGRGQTP; this is translated from the coding sequence ATGTGCCGGGTGGTGAGAGCGATCGACTGGGACAGCGGCGCCGTGGTGATCATCGACCAGACCCTGTTACCGGGCCGGTTCTCCACCGTCCGGCTCGAGACGGTGGACGAGCTGATCGGGGCCATCCGGCGGCTCGCGGTGCGCGGGGCCCCCGCACTGGGCGCGGCAGGCGCCCTCGGGGTGGCTCTGGCGGCAGGCAGGCACGGCACGGAAACGCCGGAGGCACTCGCGACCGTGCGGGCCGAGGCAGGGCGCCTTGCGAGGGCCCGGCCCACGGCGGTGAACCTGCGTCACGGCGTCGAACGCGCGCTCGCCGTGCTGGAGCACGGTCCCGAGGCCGTTCTCGCCGACGCGCTGGCGATGCTCGACACCGACGAGCGGATCAACCGCGCCGCCTCGCGGCACGCCGCCGACCTCCTGCTGCGGCTGTGTCCCGGACGCAGGCTGAGGGTGCTCACCCACTGCAACACCGGGCGGCTGGCCACGGTCGCGTGGGGCACCGCGCTCGGCGCGATCCGTCACCTCCACGCGGAGGGGAGGCTTGAGGTCGTCCTCGCCGACGAGACGAGGCCCCTGTTGCAGGGGTCGCGGCTCACCGCGTGGGAGCTGGCTGACGAGGGCATCCCGTACCGCGTGCTTCCCGACTCGGCCGCTGCCTCGGCGATGGCGCGCGGCATGGTGGACTGCGTGGTGGTGGGAGCCGACCGGATCGCCGCGAACGGCGACACGGCGAACAAGATCGGCACCTACGGCCTCGCCGTGGTCGCGGCGCGCCACGACCTCCCTTTCGTCGTCGTCGCCACCGAATCCACTGTGGACAGATCCGTGCCCGACGGCGCCGGGATCGTCGTGGAGGAACGCGCTCCGGAGGAGATCACCCACTTCGCGGGTACGCGCGTCGCACCGGAGGGCACCGCCGTGTTCAACCCCGCCTTCGACGTCACCCCGGTTGCCCTCGTGACGGCCGTCGTCACCGAGAACGGCGTTCTGGCCGAGGGCAGGGGGCAAACTCCGTAA
- a CDS encoding phosphotransferase family protein — MTTPPLRSVLADLSLDHHPTTRFTSGSLPVHAVGDDLVLKFYPAEDADEAQVEAAVLGALEGRLSVTTPRLEAIGTAGGWHYTLMRRVPGLGLDTVWDTLSPTERRTLCADVGEVTAELHAVGDRPAALDQDWSEFVRGRREAAAGHHRRQGLAPEWLDLIPAFLDDVDLSTVSPVLLHTELLHEHVLVRHDGKRWAVSGLIDFEPVMTGAPEYEFVAASVYLAEGDPAGWRGFLRGYGYQAHPGEAFARRCLAYTVLHRYSSLRRYLEWMPLPAKPSLDELAVLWFG, encoded by the coding sequence GTGACCACCCCTCCGCTGCGTTCCGTGCTCGCCGACCTCTCGCTGGATCACCACCCGACAACGCGCTTCACCAGCGGCTCGCTGCCCGTCCACGCCGTCGGCGACGACCTCGTGCTGAAGTTCTATCCAGCCGAGGACGCCGACGAGGCCCAGGTCGAGGCGGCGGTACTCGGCGCACTGGAAGGCCGCCTCTCCGTCACGACACCCCGGCTGGAGGCCATCGGCACGGCTGGCGGCTGGCACTACACGCTCATGCGCCGCGTGCCCGGTCTCGGCCTCGACACGGTGTGGGACACGCTCTCCCCCACCGAACGCCGCACGCTGTGTGCCGACGTGGGCGAGGTGACGGCCGAACTGCACGCCGTCGGTGACCGGCCTGCCGCCCTCGACCAGGACTGGAGCGAGTTCGTCCGTGGCAGGCGGGAGGCCGCCGCCGGCCATCACCGCAGGCAGGGGCTGGCCCCGGAGTGGCTCGACCTGATCCCCGCGTTCCTCGACGACGTGGACCTCTCCACCGTGTCGCCGGTTCTCCTTCACACGGAACTGCTGCACGAACACGTGCTGGTCCGGCACGACGGGAAGCGGTGGGCGGTCTCGGGCCTCATCGACTTCGAACCGGTGATGACCGGCGCGCCCGAGTACGAGTTCGTGGCGGCGTCGGTGTATCTCGCGGAGGGTGATCCCGCGGGGTGGCGCGGGTTCCTGCGCGGATACGGATACCAGGCGCATCCCGGTGAGGCGTTCGCCCGCCGCTGCCTGGCGTACACGGTGCTGCACCGGTACTCGTCGCTGCGCAGGTACCTGGAGTGGATGCCGCTGCCCGCGAAACCGTCTCTCGACGAACTGGCCGTCCTCTGGTTCGGCTGA
- the rpmF gene encoding 50S ribosomal protein L32: protein MAVPKRRKSRANTRSRRARWTASAPELVPIVVNGERMLVPRRLVRHFHREEGR, encoded by the coding sequence ATGGCCGTTCCCAAACGCAGGAAGTCCAGAGCGAACACGCGCTCGCGGCGGGCACGCTGGACGGCGTCCGCTCCCGAACTGGTGCCCATCGTGGTCAACGGTGAGCGAATGCTCGTACCACGCCGCCTCGTGCGGCACTTCCACCGCGAGGAGGGCCGGTGA